A window of the Cryptosporidium parvum Iowa II chromosome 7, whole genome shotgun sequence genome harbors these coding sequences:
- a CDS encoding hypothetical protein (similar to u6 snRNA-associated sm-like protein) yields QMNSSTLEQFINKTVSVLTVDNKVYVGNLVGFDQLTNIVLQNCFEKIYNKDLNKVETVSMESLVLRGDCIGMVGEGYEDLTQNFEKDQQVYKRQKISDS; encoded by the coding sequence CAGATGAATAGTTCTACATTAGAACAGTTTATCAACAAGACTGTGAGCGTATTGACAGTTGATAACAAAGTATATGTTGGGAATTTGGTAGGGTTCGATCAGCTAACAAATATAGTATTACAAAATTGCTTTGAAAagatatataataaagatcTGAACAAAGTAGAAACTGTAAGTATGGAGTCTCTTGTTTTACGTGGCGATTGTATTGGAATGGTAGGAGAGGGATATGAAGATTTGACTCAAAACTTTGAGAAAGACCAACAAGTATATAAGAGGCAAAAGATTTCAGATTCTTAA